From the genome of Dreissena polymorpha isolate Duluth1 unplaced genomic scaffold, UMN_Dpol_1.0 chrUn027, whole genome shotgun sequence, one region includes:
- the LOC127863688 gene encoding uncharacterized protein LOC127863688: MVGSTRTYFYMVVFAIAVSVAVADNIKINDAPEEVNLDTFQEEMEDLEEQFRHRTKVHHFARHGLCNHMPGKLKFYKALQNHFHRISDHMKIVFIMDICSRKDKMLNHWVKEIFDRDGDGYISHFEKELYDHD; this comes from the exons ATGGTCGGCTCAACGAGAACGTATTTTTATATGGTAGTGTTTGCTATAGCTGTGTCAGTGGCGGTTGCAGACAACATTAAAATCAACGACGCCCCAGAAGAAGTTAACCTTGACACATTTCAAGAAGAAATGGAAGATCTAGAAGAGCAGTTTCGACATAGAAC GAAAGTGCATCACTTTGCTCGTCACGGTCTGTGCAATCACATGCCCGGCAAACTGAAGTTCTATAAAGCTCTGCAGAATCACTTCCACCGCATCTCAG atCACATGAAGATCGTCTTTATAATGGATATCTGTTCTCGCAAGGATAAAATGCTGAACCATTGGGTAAAAGAAATCTTCGACAGAGATG GAGATGGCTACATCTCACACTTCGAGAAAGAGTTGTATGATCACGACTGA
- the LOC127863689 gene encoding uncharacterized protein LOC127863689: protein MVAVTRITFCMILCAISVSECGANNIKINDAPEEVKLAKIQEEMEEFSLKTTVHHFARHGLCAHIQGKLKFFKALQKHFTGISDHMRVNFIMDICSHKDEMLDQWVKEIFDIDGDGYISHFEKGLYDHID from the exons ATGGTTGCTGTTACAAGGATCACATTTTGTATGATTTTGTGTGCCATTTCCGTGTCAGAGTGCGGTgcgaacaatatcaaaataaacgaCGCCCCAGAAGAAGTGAAACTTGCAAAGATTCAAGAAGAAATGGAAGAGTTTTCACTTAAAAC aacTGTGCACCACTTTGCTCGCCACGGTCTCTGCGCGCACATTCAAGGCAAACTTAAATTCTTCAAGGCATTGCAGAAGCATTTCACCGGAATCTCAG ATCATATGAGGGTAAATTTCATCATGGATATCTGTTCTCATAAGGATGAAATGCTGGACCAATGGGTCAAAGAAATCTTCGACATAGATG GGGATGGCTACATCTCACATTTCGAGAAGGGCTTGTATGACCACATCGACTGA